Proteins from a genomic interval of Musa acuminata AAA Group cultivar baxijiao chromosome BXJ1-9, Cavendish_Baxijiao_AAA, whole genome shotgun sequence:
- the LOC135594448 gene encoding CASP-like protein 1E1, protein MESQNNGPGFGGMHGTSGGEAHDIIHAAAAPPAMQSPPAYNVGVPAPVSWMRLLSYILRISAIVLTLVATIVMGTARGTVTVLFVNPLTGFLSTVAGSTKSTNSAAFVYFIVANTLVSFYSVVSLALLIASKAGKSIMLLPFSIGDLVMVALLFSGNGAATAISVVLEHGQQRLARWSEICHAVGGFCARVNAAIVLSMVASLAYVLLVVLGVLGLRKSNY, encoded by the exons ATGGAGTCCCAGAATAATGGGCCTGGTTTTGGTGGAATGCATGGGACATCCGGCGGCGAAGCCCACGATATTATTCATGCGgcagcagcgccgccagcgatgcAATCGCCTCCTGCCTACAACGTCGGAGTGCCGGCGCCAGTGAGCTGGATGCGTCTACTGAGCTACATCCTCCGCATCAGCGCCATAGTCTTAACACTAGTCGCCACCATCGTGATGGGCACCGCCCGGGGGACCGTCACGGTTCTCTTCGTTAATCCTCTTACGGGTTTCTTATCCACCGTCGCCGGATCGACCAAGTCGACCAACTCCGCAGCCTTCGT GTACTTTATAGTGGCCAACACCCTTGTGTCGTTCTACTCGGTGGTCTCCCTTGCGCTCCTCATCGCAAGCAAAGCTGGCAAAAGCATCATGTTACTGCCCTTCTCCATAGGCGACCTGGTCATGGTGGCCCTCCTCTTCTCCGGCAACGGTGCGGCAACTGCGATCAGCGTTGTGCTGGAGCACGGACAACAACGCTTGGCTAGGTGGTCAGAGATTTGCCACGCCGTCGGTGGCTTCTGCGCCCGCGTCAACGCTGCCATCGTTCTGTCGATGGTGGCATCCCTGGCGTACGTGTTGCTCGTCGTCCTCGGCGTCCTGGGCCTTCGTAAATCGAACTACTAG